The DNA segment TCCAAAGGGTCTGGAATCCAACTGAACAGCGTAAAATTGACTTCATGGCTTGTGACTAAGGAGACTAATGGTCTTGCATAGAAAGATATGTCGCTGAATTTATCTGCTCCTGTTCCGGGGTTGCAACTATACACAAGCCGCATGTGGAAGATATAAGCCAGGTACTCACTGTCCGAGTGGATAAAGAGGAATGCAAGTGAAAGAGAGCAGAGGGGAATGCCATTGATCAGAAAAGAAAGCTTTGTGTAGAAGGGAGAGAGAGTAACCCCCTCTGTACCCTCCTTTTCTTGGATAATATTAATCTCGCTATCATCACGGGTACCAACAGCGTCCGTGTGTGGCTGCCTAGACCAAACAAGCCGAGCTACACTGGTGCAGAGAAAACTTTGGGGTGACAGATTGTTTGGAGGTTTGTTATTACCTCAAGAAGTTGGTATGCTACGACCTCTCTCCATCTGGTTTGAATTAGAGGCCTGATAATGATGGGTTAAAGTgtctgtttgtgtttgttttctatTCAAAAATTTGCGTCAGGAAAGGGCATTTGTTTTATTATAGGGTCATTTGGAAGTACTAAATCGGAATGGATGAATAATGTAGAGGTATTGTGTCAAGGGATATGGTCATTTTCAACATGGATTagccatttatatatttttttaggaagtGATGTTGTTTTTCTAACCTATTTAAAAGCCGAATAGATGTACACCAAGATAAAATCTATTGTAATACTTTTTCCTAGTTTTGGCAGAGACGGAAGTACTGTTTGaaacattttcataaaaaatatctCATTGCTTTTATTATGCAAATTAGTATACTactagaccattttagatatattttagattttttttaataaattgattaaatgaactggattaaaggccctgaatattcagttttttatagatctaaaacaatgtatttttttagatatattttttacattttacaatatgatttttgaactaaacacacagaaaaaatgattcaaaaattacaattattgatttaaaagggggaatatcaggaaatataacatacatctatatctatccttttaatttgattctaaaacagagtcagcactcatgatttactttcctgggccacaaaaaatgatgcagtgggccagatttggcccccgggccaccactttcacACCAGTGCTCTTggagatttgtattttttttttatagaataaaAAAGCTGTTACCATTGCTGCTCAGGAGACATTCTTTTGGCTCAAATACATAATTTCACACTAAAGGCTTTCTTTGCAGTATCTCTTCCAAATGAGAAACATTCATTTGGCAACTAGTGTTCGTACCATGTTCCACTTTTCTCCCTCATCTTCCCTTCAGTCTTGTCGTTCGCACTGATCCACTGAAACATCCCATCATCGCTCACTCACTGGAGCCCATCGACGAGAAGGCTTTTCACAGGCATTTCTGACACACCCTGGACCTGAATCACACTCACGAAGGAGGAGATTACAGCCTTTTGTCACCTTGCCTGTCAGAGCTTGGCTTTGGCTGACAAGAGATGGATGTGTCAAACAAGTGAGCAtttccatttagaaaaaaaaacacaaggctTACAAATAAAGACTTGTGAGGTTTGTTTTCTAGACTAGCCCATCCTTGATTTATTGTcagcaaaataattaaaactggTGAGAAACTTTGATTTCCCTGTTCAGTGCTTTGCAAGAAATCAACATACAATGAATGAGTTATTTTAAGTGTAAGTTTTTAAGTATTGaatatatatcaatattgtgccaccccaaaaaaaaagcatttttcctAAATAATCTAACCCACtagtgtgaaagtggcggcctgggggccaaatatggcccgccgcaccatttagtgtggcccgggaaagtaaatcataagtgccgactttctgttttaggatcaaattaaaatgaagagtatagatgtatattatatttcctgatttcccccccttttaaatcaataatagtcatttttaatctgttttttccgtttttagttcaaaaatcattctgtaaaatctaaaaatatatttaaaaaaagctaaaataaacattgttttagatctaaaaaaaaacctgaatattcagggctttaaattCAGTTCTTTAaaaccatttataaaaaaaaaatctaaatattacatctaaaatggtccgggccacgtgaaatcaagttgacattatagcggcccgcgaaccaacccgagtctgacacccttgatctaacccatatctgcaaaaaaacattaacacagTTCCTATGACAAATCTTCTTAATTTTTCCTGTATGAGGCAACCAGTTTTTTCTTCCGCCCCTTCTGAAGGAACATAAATCCATGCTCCATCAGTACATTGAATAACCTTCTCAATATATATCTATCCAACTTAACAGTTTGCAAATCCTACCACGCAGTCCCAAAACATacactcacaaaaacaaaaaaaaaacctgaacggAAAATGATGCACTGGCACGGTAAGGTCATCCAACAGATAAAAACCACTTGAGAACCATATGCATCGCATTAACCTCAATTCCCAAAGAAATCCATCTTTATCTGGCCTTGATAAGGCAActtcaaaaaaacattgagcTCCGGTAAATCTTGACTATGGCAAGTTTTGTCTCATTTACTTTTCCCTTCCTTTCACAACTCGGAACATTTATCTGGCTTGCCAGTTAACTCCACAATGGGGGCTACGTAAAAAGCAGTAATTCATAAGGAGTGGGATACTGTGGCACTTAGAGCCTCCTCAACCTTTATTGCAGCTTCCCACTGTGTCTACTGTTCCCTTTACTGcagatgtgttttttgtttagttaaGGGGCCTCCAgggttttgatatttttattaccTCTCAGGGGTCGTCCGTCAGGACCTGCGCCACCCAGCAGTTCCCTTCTGCCCACCCTCCGACGACTGCCACACAAAAATACTTCTGTGGGAGGAACTGAACGTTGCTGTCTGGACTTCACACTGAGCTACACTTAGTAATAATTTAAAATCCCCTAGTGGATATGCTTTTGCTCTCTTTCCATGTGCTTTTTCTTTCCTGTCCTGGATTACAAACTGAATCAATATTTTGTTGCTTAAgctaaatacacaaaataagcATTCTTTTCTTATTTGGTCAATCGGACAACATCCACCACCGTACTATATTTACAGACGCCGTTAAAGAGGGAAAGCAAAACAAGGCTTTGCAAATATTTCTCATTCAAGCATTCATTTGTGAAAAgcctggaaagaaaaacaagtttcaGAGTGTTGGGGCGCGTATTCGATCGGCTTTGGGTTCTTTGCCGACCCTCTGATTCATGGAGGTTGGCTCTAAAATGGACGCATTCTCTTTTCGCTCATGAAATTGAGAGAATATATGGCTTGTAATGAGGCGTGAGGTCTCGGAGGCGTCGACTGTTACGTAAAATGAGTTACGAGTTCCACGTTCGAGTGATATTTTCATGTGTTTTGCCTCGTTTTGTGTTCGGGAAAAGTGTGGCTAACTGTGAGAGGGAATGGATTTTCCGTGACATTTTAGGGTGTGCTTTAACTGCTAAATTAAGTATTGTGAGAAGGAATTTATTATGATTGCAAAgttagcaatttaaaaaaaaatcctgtactgTTTTTAGTATGTCACTATAATAGTATGACGCATAACTAATGAGTAAGCACCATATGAGTGGGTGGTTGCAATTTTGAGTGACATCCGCTTTACAGTTGATTTATAGAAAATACCTTCTTAAACATTCCCAGTTCCACTTTTAGCATTTCACCAGATTTGATATTCAATATTGGAATTATGGAAATGTTTTGATGGGATTTGGAATAAACTACAACTTTATATTAGCATGGATCCACCAATCATTAGCTCTTCAACACCAGGTCTATTATGAGAATTAAATATGACTAAACGGCCTATTTTCTGGGCCCAACTAACCTGAAAGTTATTCTGTTGGTCCAGGATCCACGTGGAGAGATTTTTCTCCGAAGATGCAGATATGCCCTTCATAATTtctgggtcaaaggtcaggcaCATGACAGGCTCATGGTGGACTTTGGTTTGACTCAGTTTGGACCTCTGGGTTATGTCCCATAACAATAGTGAACCGTCTTCATAGCCAGCCAGCAAAAGGGGTCCAGGACCTGACTGTGGCTAAAGGTGAGACAGGAAGAtaagggaagaagaaaaaaaatcagagaggACTTGGCTTCAAGAGGACTTTACTGGCAAAATGGCATTTACTGCTGTGTGATACTGGAAGCCCAGCGGAGCAGAGGTTATCTTGCTGGAAGCTTCTGCTGACACCCACAGAGTCACTTTGGGCCTCATTCATCAAGCTGCTGTTCTCTCTTAACAGCACTTCATTACACCACTGCTCAATTTACTCCTCTTCGATATACTAACTGAGACAAAAAGCTAATAATGTTCTcagaattattgttttttttcattagttatttattttctggCTAAAAACCtagtttatttttgtcaatacCAAGAATGCATATTGCAAGAAAGTTAAATGCTGAAAATACCACCTAGAAATTCTGTCTTAGTCTCCATCAGTTTATATTATTGCAGTGCATTAACTTGTGGATttccagtgtgtggctccattttttttaactaggtctacaatgttttgtgtgtctttgtctgtcttgctactgcaaccaagaaatgtcccgaatataaaatgaaataaagttctaaccttaCCTAACCTGTCCTATTTTTTAAGAATCCACACAATCCAAGTTTTATCATCTCAGAAAAATATGTTCATCACCGTTCAGTAGATTTCGATCACTATTTTAAGAAAGAAAATCCCCTTCGGAATCACAAACCATGAAATAATACACACGGTAAAAAACACACATCTGTAAGACAAATACTATTAACTGATTGCGGCAAATCAATTCACAACAGAATGAAACAAACCAAGTGACTGGATGTCTATCATCAATGGCGCTGCGAGAGTTAAATgtgaagaaaggaaaaaagacCCATAATAAGCAAAGCTTCGGAAGGATGATGAAGCTACATCTCTGAGTAGTTGGCAGTCGCTGATAACCTCTTAGTGCTTCCTGCCTTCCTCTAGTAAAGTGTATATGGGATCAGAAAGTTAGAGGAGTGGTGGTGCAGAGTTGCCAATGCACAGAGTCTATAAATTACTTCAATGAAAGAGAATATACAGGTGGGCTGATAAAATAGCTGGGTTTCACATCCCTCTTATGAGGGAGAAAAGGACACGAAGAGTTGAAAGTTGAGAAATAATTGCAACTACAACTTGTGATGTTTAACCATCAACCATTTTTGATTGGTTGGAAATAGCCCAAACAACAAAGAAAGCCCATTTTTCCTTAACATCACTATTTATTAAGACTACAACGACTTCATGGCATAAAAATGTGCCTTTAAATgacgggcaaaaaaaaaagagaagcaaattttttccatatgtgcCAGAAGGGGAAGATATTTTCATATATCTTTAAGTCCTCCTCTCATTAACACAATGTATTTCTCTTACTcaactttttaaacaaatattcgACAAGATTCATGTATTTCATCCAAAAACATCATTCAGGATGACCACTAAAGGGATTAcgaaaacaaataataacaagtGAAGATCAGCTGCCTCTGCTTGCCACCAGGGTCTGGATGGGCTTAGAATTTTGGGGCCCACCGTTTCAGTAAAATGTAAGACCTCCTTGATTGACGATGTTATGGGCCAGAGGTCAGGGAACCCTGGGTAGACACCTAATTCATTATATCCTACGCAGGCTTTTCTACACGGGGGCTCTCGGCTGGAATGGGAATAGAAACTATAGGAGAAGTTCATCAGAATACAACAGCTGCAGAGATGGATGGTGACTTGTTATAGGCGCCCAATCAAATTATGTTTTGGACTGTGTCAATATGAAATCTAGCAAAAATGCCCAATGTATGACAAAGAATGGTTTATATTATTAAGACCAACTGTAGAGTAAGACTGGAGCAACTTTTTGAAATTTTGGATTGAGTACATTTTCGGCCGATAAATTTGATTCTCGATTTTTGTCAGGAAATCgctaaaaatagatgagatatTTTATGTGAATCATAAGTGATGTTGAAAATTGATGGCTGAGTGAATAGAATGTTGCCTAGTTTGTGTATGGAGGAAAAATGTGTGGTTTTAAAGTCCAAATCTATATGTGATTAAACATTTTAACAGGTTCAATTCACTGAAAATAGTAAAATTGTACAAGGTCAATCATTAAAAATGAGACTTTTGATTGGGTGCATTCATATTTGATTGTTGAAAAGTTAAAGCACATTGtccttatattaaaaaaagtataagaAAACAAAGCGATAAAGCTTTTCATGTCAAGGCAAATTTCAACTCGTGTTTTCAAATTCAGCAGGCAACATTTGCACAACATCAATACCAAACTTTATTTCCTCTCTATTAATAACCCCAGTcggtaaaaacaaatgaaaccaGTGTCTGCTACACGATATTTACACATCGGTCATGTAACTCCCCGAATCATGTTGTCCTGTTGAATCGTCAACAGTGGAATGGAAATGTTTCAACATCAGGAACGAATCATTTCCTAGTGATGAGCTGAGAGTGATAGATATCTGTATAAGAACATTTCCTTTTCCTCGCCAGCTTGGGCTCACAACAAAAGCCTTACAGATCATACATCACTTCTGTTCACGGGGACTCCAAAAACTCACAAACCCAACTTAAGTCCAATTCACATGTAGTGCTTTCTTCCCACACTTTTCAAAGCTttcactgtcaaaaaaaaaatcataactcTAGAGAAGTTCCGTCAACTTTTAAGACAGGAATACAGCTAGAGAATTATGTATCTTTTTCAATTCTGCTTCCCACTCACAtccatataaatatatgttaaTGAAATTGAAGGTAGTATCTTTTTACTGTCTAATTAAAGAATGTTCAAAACAACCTCCCACAAAGCTCAAAAGTCAACACATCAATTGTTAACCATCAAAATAATTACAGGACTGGTTAATTTACAAAACAGAAAGCAAACTTATGCTGGGATCACATTGGATGTACAGCTGCAGGCTGATATATGACTGAGAACCCCCACCCATTCCAAAACAGCCTAATTACAGTGTTGGGACTTTGCAAGTTGAGAAGAAATGCTTGGAAAAATGGTCCAAGACGAGCTGTCGCGTTTTAAATGATGTGCCACGTCTTGCACGtgcatttttgttccatttttttgtcggTGCACCTTGTTATGGGTAGCTAACACACCAGTACCAAGCAAgtaaacgtaaaaaaaatatatagtatacagAAAAACTGCCCTCCATAAGCAAAAATCTATGAAATACTCTACTTAAACccttgatgtgttttttttcctattatatatatatttttaatataacagGGAAATGAATAATAGAGTAGAAtctcctttttttatatatgaagTTATGCTTTTTCTATCCTCTCTCGCTATTGGATTTGTGTTTCAATAGAAATACAAGGACAACTGTCAATGCCCCTTTAAGCTATCATTCATCTTGGTGTATATAGCCTTTCATTTAAATAACCGAAGAAAAACTTGTAATTTTTACAAGATATAGTAGAATTTGAACCTTTCCAAAGGCTCATTGCTTACCTGCCAAAGCTTGACACACATGACCATCCCCAGTTTCAAATCGGGTACCAGGCGGCACAACACATTCTTACTGGGTAGCTCAACGATCATGATCTggagaaaaaggggaaaaagttaACAATAAGATTTATAATACATATATGGATTACCACACCTTTGTACATTATATATTTgggacaaataataataaataatgttgcACAAACCAATATATCACAGTGTCTGTAATAAATCCACGTTATATATACCctgaattttctttttgtgcatATAATAGTACAGTTTCTAAATGGATCGACTGTCTAAAACTTGTGGCTATACACATTGCTAAAAGTCACCTATCTACTTAATCCATATTAACGATTTGGTTATTCATTCTAATTAGGCCACAATTCAAAAGGCCTTTAGGCAATCTATCTGTTATTTTCTGTCCAGCATGCTTACACAAATTCTTGATAAAGTGGCTTTTAAAGTACATGTCATTGCCCCAAGAGAACTTCTATTCAAGCTATTCATCACCTGGcccataaataaagcatatatgCTATTAATGAATTGTTCACTGCCACAATTAGAAAGGGATAAACCAAAGTCAAAATAACTGATAAGCTATTCTACCTACTTGATTGCACATTTCCCCAACCAAACAATTTCAGCCATGGCTATGGAAAAACAATGGTGCCAAATACTGCCAAACATGTAAGTATCATTGCTTCTAATCATGGGCGTCATATTTGAGCACGATAACCATCTGTCTGGACCAGTTATGCCTGTTTAATTGAgcggaaagggaaaaaaatggcaaaaaaaatcaacagtgaCCTCCTTCTTGATCTGGGATGTTGCATGTGTGTCTatttctgtctgtgtctgttggGACAATGGCATTATTGAGGTGCTGTGGAGTCAAAGACGCCTTGGTGCCTGGTCCCCCTGGTTGGGGGGTTAGTAGAGGCACATTTGGTTGGATCAGGTGACTGTTCTGAGCCTTTCAAGTGTAGTTCCTACACGCTAGAGGAAGTAACATGAATCTGTAGGCAAGAAGAAATGCCTAGAAGATTGCCCTCTGCCAGCACTGATTCAGAAGTTAACATAAGAAGCCATTGGGTGTCAAGAATGGCacaaaaatgatcataaaaGCTCCTCATTTAAACCTAATCTAAATGTAATGGTAAAGTAAAGGGGCATCCAATGGAAAATTTAGATGGATACAGCCCTATGGAATAGTGAGACATGAATATGAGCCAGCTAAATATAGATAAATATGTGCAGATGACTGTTCTTATATTTTGTCCTTGCAAGTTGCTCTCACCTCCTCAGTTTCTTTTCCGGCAAAAGCGAGTAGGCAGGTCCTCGGCCCTGTCTCCAGTAAGGAACACTGACAGAATCCAACACTTCCTGTATTCAGTGAGTCCACCAGCTGAGAACGAGCTTGACTCAAATCCCAAAGACAGATTTTCATATCCCTTCCCTGGCTTAGAAAGAgaagacaaaaatacattgtcGATTATGGTAAGGGAAGCAAAATCAAAATCTGTATGGACAGTATACTCACCTAATGAGTGTATCTTCCCAGGGAAGTGTGTTAATCCAGATAACTGAACTCCCAGAATGACCTTGTATAATTCTCTCTGGCCTCCTGTTTTCCAAATTCCAGACATGGATAGCACCTTTCCCAGATctgtaaaattgaaaatatccatAACTACTTCCCACATTGCCAGTTTCTAGGTTCCTAGCTGAGTTTATCCTCTACATTATGTTATAGATATGTACCATAATTAATAAGCTATGACATTTTGAGTTTGAGGATAAAATGCTTTTGCATTTtatgaaatggttaaaaatgtcTTACCCAGAGAAGAGAAGGGGAGTGTCACCTCGATCGCAAGAGAAATGGAGGGTGTTGAAGGCCCCATTGGAACCCCTCAGGGTGTAGATTGGAGACGGAGCTGACTGAGACATCACCCAAGTTCATCAAGTCACAGGAAGACCTGATGCCTGCtgaagaacaaaaacacaagtaaTACTGCTGTTAAAACCCATTGAACAGTGACATAAGGCCTGAGTTAGAAAAGGGTAAAATGGGCACACATTGCTAACAAGCtgccacacacaaacagacagaaaaCGGGGAAAAAGTGTACCAATGAGGGGCTATAAACCCTGCAGCAATCTGATGCAAAGTCTGTAGTTATTGTCGACATCCTCTTTCCAGACTATAGCACAACACCCCTATTACTCAATACAACATAAATTGTAACTTGTGACAGCTTAATTACAATGAACAATTTCAGTAGTCTCATTTCTAGGGGCACGTGTAAAAGCTGACGCTTTTATGTCATCTTGTTAATGTTGACTATAACTACACGTAGACCAAAATATTGTCATAAAATGTACATACGCATCCCACTCAGCGGCACTGTGATTGTGAATGGCTGTCTATCTCAATCTGTGCCCTGCGACCcatctagggtgtagtttgccttttgcccaaagtcctGACAAGGATAAGTGCTATTGACAATGGTACAgactatgaatgaatgaaatatacaTATCTCCACTGATATTGTCTCAACAAACCAATACTACGGTAATCATCTTTCCCAACTAGTTTCGATCAACAACTGTACAAACTCGTTTTAGTGTGGTATGAAGAAAATGGCAAAAGCCAACAATTGTGGTTCTGTTGTTTAAAGCTAATGGGTGGTTAAATCTGCATTCCGAGTCAATGTCGACTGTCTGCGGGAGTGTGTGACAGTCAGAGGCTCACCTTGATAACAGGTGGATTAAGGTTTACTTATTGTCCTTACTCAAGGCCAAATGTGGAACTATGACTCATGGACAGAGCAGTTTGTTTTTACTGACTAAAAACCATGGGGGGTTCAACTTTTCACTGGCAAATCAtgttaccttaaaaaaaaacaacattagcaAGAGGACAGCAATGGACGTGTCTTTGTGAAGGTCTGTAAATTGCCAAACTAAACTTTGTATACAAGATGAGTACAATGGCAACTTTCCCCTACTATATGACTCCCCATTGGACTGCTTCTTCTGTTTAATCAGGCGTCAAAAttcccattttctgaacattAATGAACAATGACCATGATGCATATCCAGTTCCAGTCACCCACAAACCCAAATACtcaaaacccaaacaaaaagtCTGCAGGATTTCCCCTAACCCTtccggaaaaaaatatatccagaTCAAAATTTCAATGCAAAGTAACTCTACACCGGATACAACTCATCTGATATTTCTCCTTATCTCATTAAAGATGTTCACCTAATATTCCAGAAATGGGGAGAAATCATCAGAAGGGGTTTGAAGCTTCTGCTACCTGTAACAGATAAGACAGCTCTGGGTAATCTGAGTCTAAGTCTCTGGATAAAGGCAGTTTGTCTCTTCTTGAGCTGTCT comes from the Stigmatopora nigra isolate UIUO_SnigA chromosome 22, RoL_Snig_1.1, whole genome shotgun sequence genome and includes:
- the LOC144215598 gene encoding guanine nucleotide-binding protein subunit beta-like protein 1 yields the protein MSQSAPSPIYTLRGSNGAFNTLHFSCDRGDTPLLFSGSGKGAIHVWNLENRRPERIIQGHSGSSVIWINTLPWEDTLISQGRDMKICLWDLSQARSQLVDSLNTGSVGFCQCSLLETGPRTCLLAFAGKETEEIMIVELPSKNVLCRLVPDLKLGMVMCVKLWQPQSGPGPLLLAGYEDGSLLLWDITQRSKLSQTKVHHEPVMCLTFDPEIMKGISASSEKNLSTWILDQQNNFQLQDNITLTNPGVSQLSLRKDGKLLASAGWDHRVRIFHWKKLRPLAVLQYHSDLVLSVAFSDHKDPRQRLLAAGSKDQRISLWSIFNQEPGKC